TTTCTGTCTTTTTGGTGGGCGGTGGTCGGAGGGATTTTCTTTTCCAGAGTTATGTTGTTCGCGGTTCATGATTGAACTCTGAGTTCCCAGCACTGATGTCACGAAGACGACTTTGTCTTAGCAAAGGTAAAAGTGGATTGTGGTTCGTACGTCATCACCATCTATGATTTACCGTAATCATATATTTCCTTACCAATCTTGTAACATCACGGAATAATCAGTGCTCTTGTTTTAATGGCAAGTTGATTGTAATATTTCCAATTTACTAATATAAGTTCAATAATAGAATATTTAACACATGAATTATTTTCTGACGTTGATATAAGACAAAACTACATATATTTACGAAATGTTATGGCTCTGATAAgtaatagaataaatatatatagtttagaaaTGTTTCAATGGCCGCAATGGTGCACATAACAATACACTTCTCCACCTACAGATATGTGAATAATGactttaaaagaaaatcaaattataacatgtTCTTATTAAATCACATTATTCAAAGCATAAAAGTACCTGACGACATTCAATCATCTCAGCGATGGTTTTCCTTGGAGTATGGATGAAAAAATCATCTTTCATCAGCTGGTAACctagaataataaaatacaacatatacaatgATTTTCACTTAATCGAATGGAAGAAAATATTGTAAAGTCATATTTCAACCTCGTCAAGATAAACTTACATTACCCTAAATGCTTCGACCTCAGCCATGTTGGGATTGAGCTGGACATCAGAGACATTGTAAGCGTTCGAAACGGAACGATCCTCTACAAAAGATAAATTcaagtaagcttctcttttacaATTACAAACAAAATCAATTATTGATAGTGTTAACCAAAGCGTAGACAAACTTCAATTTACCTTTCCAAACCTTAATCTTGCCGAATCTCAAAACCAAGACCACACGACCCTCACCACGTAACTGTATAGCGTTCGTGACATCAGTAGCAAAGTTTCCCCACAAGACCATCGGAAGACGGACATCCCTACGAcaacatatattttaagattgatgttatataagttattttttacataatttatcaaaataaattaaaacatattgGCTATTATTGGATTGTATAAGGGTTCCTTACGCTAGATCACGTAGCTCAAGTGAAAtcttttgggtttcttttccGTTCACGgaaatcatctcaacatggCTAACTTCCACAACATGTCCGATTACATCTGTATCACATTTATATaacaatctatatatataaagttggctttttccattcttatgacatgtggaagggGGGTTTATTGACATGTatcctcatgtttttttttttaaatccttctTCATTTAAACTATTGCAATTTGCTCCATCAATTTCTAATTATGTACTATCTAATCTTTCTCATATTTATTGGTCcctaaaattcaagaaataaataaaagaatataaatatattttaaatatttaatttattcacaattcaaaatagcataaactttcaccattttattatttactaatttttattatttcatttataaattatatatttatttcactattaatatcataagataatcaaactaagaataagaaactagaGCATCAACGCAAATAACCAAGAAAGCGGGACAAAGCAAGAATAATAATCGAAAGGCCAAAGCCACCAAGAAGCAGGATGATATATGACTAAAGCACTGGAATCACAACCAGTAGCTAAAAGGTAAGaaacacctcacaaactaaacaagaacatACAAGACGGCCATGCAAGTGCAAAACTacaaagctctggatagaagggaccaaagctccaagagactaactccgcacacctataccaagagaaatatagaaaagaaacaacttgagagAGGGAGAATGAAAGACAACCACTGAGAAATCAGAgactaaacttgagaccataaataaccttccaagcccacatagcatacacgaacgaaaacattatccaaacctgaagtggcaaacatggtgaaagggagagccacctgagatgcgatgaaagctgcaaagagATGCGAGAATAAAGAGGGAAAGGGAGACGAAATGAAATCAGCAAACTATGGAGCCTTCCTCGAGATATAAAAGAGAACATATAAATCAGAACACCAAAAAatagatcttgaaaaccaaaacTAACAGAGACactattgacggtaagccaacAACGATGAATACAACATCAAAGACGACTAAACTCTGGCCCAACCAAAGAGACGCAGTTCCAaacatcagctgaaatctaaagaagaagaggacCTATCAATATTGACTGGAACAGCCTACAATGCCGTGAGAATCAACCGAAcaactgaaaactcataaacctgatctacaacaaataccatataatctcaCATGTGAAGAAGGcaaggaagaacaagagaaagaggtgaatctttttccggtgatggtgagaaCTATCGCACACCAGAAAGGTAACGAAATACATAGACGGTGACAGCTCAAGGTCAAAATATGGGGAGAGGGCAAAAAACAtagttataattttcaaaaaaataaaataaaatacaaatttgacgctgaaaccgttaatcttataatcaacaaatgcgtagatacaaagttattaaaattcaatattctTTTACGTTAGAGCTTCACTTCACTACTAACAAGTActatacaaacaaaaacaaattattcaaaaaaacaaacacaaaatatattaatatatcaccTACTACTACAAAACACACTAAAAATATCAAGTAATGCTCTTAGCAAATAAAAACGACAACAAAATTACATTATCCATAAATCATGCTTTtaacaataataaaacaagCTTCGCGCGGACATCCCCCTAGTAATAATAAATAACACGGATTTAAATGATTCACACCTAGACCCCAAGTTAAATTTACGTATGTTAACAACATAGAATATTATTGAACTGTACTCACCAATTAGAAAATCGGGGTTGAGACTACAATCAAGAACTTCCTGGAAGTTCACGGGTGTGAAGCCATTTAAACCTACAGGAAAAGCCTCACAACTTCTCACACGCGTTGTGGACAACACACTGATCTTGTAAAGATGGTTTGTCGTCCGGTATGAGCCAACCGAATGATTCAGTGAAAAATTAGTGAAAGTCAGAGTTTTCCCCTGCTCCAGCTGGTGCTCGAACTGGTTAACCAATTCTTTCTTCACACTCGCATGGATCTTTTCTCCCTATACATAACGAAAAACGTAGTATCAAAGACATATTATCTTATTCGtcaaataataactaaatataacATTTTGCTCCCTGTAAGATTGTTCAAACTTACATTAGAATCAATGAGAACCATTTCAATGGTCAGTCCTCCAGCAGCAGAGTATTGCTTCCACAGTCTCACAATGCTCACCTTCACTCTCCACATGGTCTTAAAGGGTTTCAAGTCGACAATAGAGTCAAAACCTGCCATTAGTTTTTTGTGTTTGCTAGAAATGTAATGCTAAAGGGGTTTAGAGAAGGAGGCAATGGTGAGGAGATGTAAACGAACACGTctactatttatatatgaacGGAGCCTAGGTCTTTCCTCACCACGCCAAAGTTAATGAGGAAGCCGATATTAATGTCTTAAAATTAAtattgtatatactatttgcCTTGTTTTGAAAATTGCGTAATGTTTGGACGTCAAATAGGTAACAAAATGAAGTTCTGGTCACGCAAACTTAATTTCACAAATATTCTCCGATCGATTAAGGTGAGTGTAAATGAAAGATGGACAATTTGGAATTCGTTAAATCCGTGATATAGAAAGTATTTCGATTCTAAGAATTTTGTTTCCTTGAATACGCTAacattctcaatttttttttgtataatatatttgatCCCGTGATCAAGTCAATTGTGTTTCCTTTAAAATTTGAAGCATTAAGTTTTGGGAATAATCCATTATTTTCGTTGACTTGAATCTAAAAGATCATAAAACGATTTGAAGCTCATATTAGTTTTTCAAAACATTATGATAAACATGGTTAACTTGTTGCAGGATTAGATATGAACTGCAATACTGGTTATGATATTTTCTTACAAATCGGCGTCTCAAGATAAAAGAACCAATTCCAAGTGCAAAGAACAAATTATAAAGAAGTTTAAAGAACCAATTGTTTACTCAAGCGTAAAGAATTATAAACACACgtataaaaatattgtcaaggTTCTTCACTGAGGAACATAATTATAACGATAAAGTCTCTCTTTGAATGGTAATAAAATGTTGCCTTATTTAaatattcgatttttttttaaatccgaaTGTATCGTTGTGAAGATAATTTTGATCGAAAATCTTATACTATAATGTAATAACCAGTGGCCTTTGTTTGTAATTAGTCTAGTTGAGAAAtgacttttaaaaaaatgaggTGAGAGAACATGTGGTGATGACACCTAGGAAATGACACacatgtaataaacacatgaagccaagtttttttttttcaatgctcctcaaataataagaaAGGGATATGGAGTAGTATTAGATTTATTAttggaaataaaataaatgtgatGCAACctgtataataaataaattacataaaatataccCATGCTTTTCCTTTTGACCAACTATGTTAATGGTAACCCTTTACTCAACAACCTTATATTAAAGATCCACtgctatatataatttttgactCATgacataatttaattattgcagaACACTAAAGTTACTAATGAACAaacatttgtattaaaatttcaCATCCCGCGCATGTGTGCGGGTCATAAACTAGTTACCTTAAGTAAAATCAAACAATGTGAGAATAAatatttgacaatttttttaaaaaaaatcacatcgATATAAATAACTATCAGACAAAAAaccaaatttataataatttgaagTATGAAGAAATCAAAAGACATTCCAAAAACACATATAAAAGTGATTTATAGGACTCTCGCATCTATGCATTGTAAGATCttccaaatcaaaattttgTCTCTGTTATTATTCGCACATATAATAGAACAAGTTTACGAAATAGTttctttctgaatttttttttaaaacaaatgtcTTATTAGGGAATAAAGTCGGATGAAATTATTTAGGCCAGTGGCAGTAACTGTAAATTTTCTAGTAAGAAAGCGTCTCCACATAACTTTGCTGAGACTCTCTTGCCAATATTCCTCAATTAATAAAGAGAAATTTGCCAAAACGGAACAAAAAAACAGCATGGTTGTCCATTTGGTATAATATCATCCTTAAATTGTCtttttagtataatttttttttataatccatAAACTAACCCttgattaatcaaattaaacaaattaaatacaatttaaaagtttaaatgagttttaaaaaatttaataaaaagggaaaaacgttttaaaaaatttaaaattgaaaagtttagttttttattaaaaagtttaataaaactaaaacatttacagaatttttaatttttttataaaaataaatctttgtaaaacattttttataaagtttatttaacattttttattaaaatctttaataaatgttttatttttatttttataaagttttaaaagttaatttttatttaaaaacgttttataaagttttttttattaaaaacgttttacaaagttttatttttaattttttgcatacattttaaaaatattaaagtttaattttttattaaaaagtttaataaaaaaggaaaaacatttttttttaagtttaataaaaagaaaaaagtacaTACACGTTTTAGGGAAGttagaatattacaaataatgtttttgatttttttgacaAGGTAAATCAGTCAATACACGTTTTAGGGAAGttagaatattacaaatatttttatcatattttcttaactgaaactttcatatttttcatcaaaatgaGGTTTTCTTATCCGTAAAAGATAATTTCTACACTGCGTAGAACCAAGACAAAAATCTCATACGCAGATTCCACCTCATATAGACGTATGAGTAATGTCTAGATTTCGCATTCTGAGAATTTTTGAATACCTCATAAAAGTAGAAACTACATTCTGAGAAAAAGTAGCTAACTTTACAATTAGTAGAATTCACATTTCATATATTTAGAAGTTTAATTAAAAGTATATTGTTcgttctaaaaaaagtagatgAACTTTTTTAATCTGGAATTCTATTTATACTAACCTATTTTCCGTAGAAGACGAAATATACTTTTAGTAgaatgtaatttaaaattttaatttatcaattttttcaacaaaacaaatatcagtttgtgtatataggtgttttatcaattgtctctattttttaataattttattgattcataaaactatttatttcattaatttttagaAATGGAAAGggtaaaaaagagaaaaaatgaacaaaaaatgttttataccAAAGAGACAACCTTGCTGTTTTTTGTTCCGTTTTGCCAATTTTCCCATTAATAAATAAGGGACTAGGTCCCGtgaatatttatgaaaaatatatcatatattttatgagtaatttagtttagttaatatacaaaaaatagaataattggTAAGGATAGAAAAGTAAGTTGAATAatgcaaaaataaaaaggggaaTTACATAGATATCATTCTAAAAGGAAGTTTgaatcaattattaaaaaaaaaatgaaaattgtaTTAACATGGGAATGTTTACCACATTTATGATAAATTCCTTTCGAGTTCTTATCAGTGAGACTCgtttttaatattgtttatgtgttggtttttttaatattgtttatgTGTTGGTTTTAACTTTCCATGTGGAAGGGACACAGTTGATCTTTGATGAAGTTCTTGTTTAGATTCAAGCTTTATCC
This Brassica napus cultivar Da-Ae chromosome C6, Da-Ae, whole genome shotgun sequence DNA region includes the following protein-coding sequences:
- the LOC106403949 gene encoding replication protein A 70 kDa DNA-binding subunit C-like, with the protein product MWRVKVSIVRLWKQYSAAGGLTIEMVLIDSNGEKIHASVKKELVNQFEHQLEQGKTLTFTNFSLNHSVGSYRTTNHLYKISVLSTTRVRSCEAFPVGLNGFTPVNFQEVLDCSLNPDFLIDVIGHVVEVSHVEMISVNGKETQKISLELRDLADVRLPMVLWGNFATDVTNAIQLRGEGRVVLVLRFGKIKVWKEDRSVSNAYNVSDVQLNPNMAEVEAFRVMLPADER